aagggggagCAGGCTTCCGTTCAGCACGCGTCTCAGGCTCTTCCCCACGCCTGGCGTAGGAAACGAAGCCGGCCAAGCCCAGCGCTTATGCAAATGCAGCTTCGAGGCATTTGTGCCTCGAGGGCAGCGCCTCCCCGCCCGACCCAGTTCGCTGCCTGCCAACAAACCCCTCCCGCGAGGAACAGTGAACCTGCTCCGGCGACGTCGCAGGCCCGTTCCAGGGGCCCAAGCCGCTTCCCCTTAGTCCTGCCCCGAAAAAAGTGAGAAGGAAAAACCCCAAACCCTCGCCAGCAACCGCTGAAACGACCCTCAGATCCCGAGATCTGAAACTGCAGCGGTTACGAAGAAGTCGGAGGCCTGGGCGCGGCCACGAGCCGTGCCGTCCGAGGACCCGGAGCGGCGGGGCGACCGTGCAGGTGCCCGGCGGCCTCGGCGCGCGTTCGCGGGCGCCAAATGGAAGGCCAAGGGCGAAACCCAAGCGCCGCTACGGCACACTGGGCGGGCGGCCCGGGTGCGGCCGCTCGTGCGCCGGCCCGGAAGGTCGCCGGCCGGCCGGGACAAGGAAGCGCCGGCGACCTGGGCGTGGAGTCCCGCCACCTTCCGGCCACGCGGCGGCCCCGCCTCCTCTGCCGACTTCCTTCCCGGGCGGGACGGCGGGacagcggcggcggcggggacGGGCGCCGGCCTGCAGGTCGCGGGCGGGGAGCGGAGGGGCGGCCGGGGCAGCGGGCGGCCGCGGGGACGCCCCTTCCCGGTCCAACGTGCTGCCGGGGAAGCGGCGCGGGGCCGGCGGCGCTTGGTCAACCTCGCGGGGCGCGCGGCGGCCTCCGGGGCGTCCGAGAGGAGCTGCCACGTGGGCGGCGGGGCCGGTGGCTGCGTCCCGGGGTTGGCCTCGAGGGGCGGGAGGAGCGTGGCTTGCGGCCGGGCCGGTGACCAGCCGTGTCTCCCTGGGTCCGTTCTGCAGCGGGGCTGCAGGGCACCAGCGAGCGCTAATCCTAAGCCGGTAGTAAGTTCCCTTCCCTCGGCTCTCCTTCCTCGCTCTCCTTCCTCGCCTGGCCTCCTGCCTAGCCAGCACCCCTCCGGGCCCCCAGCAGCGGTTTTGGATGCTGCCCCTTAAACCGCGTGGTAAACCAGTTCCGTCCAGCGTCGCTTCGCGTTAAGAGGGTTTACAGGACCCTTAGGATCGGGGAAGCGTACCTAGTGGGTAACCAGGTTCCCAGCAGGCACCGACGTGCTGCACGGTCGCGTCAGCTTCACAGCTAGGTCCCGAAGCCCAGCTGTTGGGAAAGCCTCCCCATCCTTCAGCCCTTGACATTAAAAATCAGACTTTTCCCTGAGAGCCACCGGGTTTCTGCGTTGTTGCCCTCCTTCCTTGCCCTTGATTCATCTCCCTCGAAAGGATCCCCCCACCCGCTTACTGGAAGCGTTAGGTCCCTTCAGGGCTCTCTCCCTGTTGGAGAGACTGCTTGTGCCTGCCCGGGAGTAGAGCGCAGTGTTACCGAAATCTTGCCTTACTCACACGACACTTGGCAGTCTTCATCGTTTCTCCTCTTTTGGTTCAGTACTCACAGTGGATAACGTCTGTCCCACCTGGGGAAACTAAGCGAAAGGGAAGGCACACATGAATATCACAGTTGGGACAGCTCCAAATGGAATCCAACTGGCATGGAGAATAATCCAGTGTGGTTTAGGGAGAGTTACTTATattctctgagcctctctctAAGAAGGATGTTAGTTACCTTTAGCTCAGAACGAGGCTTCAGTGAGATAATGTGTATAACCTTCAACAGTGTCTGAAATATATTAGATGATCAATAAGTGTTCTACCTTCCCTTGCCCTCTTTTGCTGGCTCCATTTGATAAGGGAGAGAGGTAAAGGATGACAGTGATTTGTAGGGCAGGCATGTGTAGTCACTGGCAAAAAAATCCTATGATAAAGCAGTAAATAGATGTAGTATCTGGGAATGCGCAGCCATACAAGCCGAATCCAAACTTCCGAAATAGTaacttaatttcttatttttttttttctgaagaccAGAGACCGTCTGGGGTTCATGTGCTGTGATTTCTGATTGATAAATGTAAATTGAAATTGTCTGAGTTTGGAGATCCAAAGTTGAAATGTGCTTTGGGTTGAACCAGAAAGCAGATTGACCAAAATGTGTTTGTCCACTgctattttgttgtgtttttcttctagACCCAGCATGAGTGAATTTCCCTGTAAAAAACGTGATGACTATTTGGAATGGCCTGAGTATTTCATGGCAGTGGCCTTCTTATCGGCACAGAGGAGCAAAGATCCAAACTCCCAGGTAagtgagttgtttttgtttttttttttttgtttttttttttgcggtacacgagcctctcactgttgtggcctctccgttgcggagcacgtccatgcaggctccggacgtgcagggtcagcggccatggctcacgggcccagccgctccgcggcacgtgggatcttcccggaccggggcacgaacccgtgtccgctgcatcggcaggcggactctcaaccactgcgccaccggggaggcCCGGTAAGTGAGTTTTACAGGAGAATGTTTGGACACTCACAGACACGGAGGTACCTACAAGTGAGCAAATTACAAGAGGAAGAGGCTCAGTGGACACCTGCCAACTTACAAAAAGCAGAGGAAATCTGCTGTCTTTTGTGCTGCATTCCTGCCTGCTTACCTCTTCCTGTGAGAGAGTAAATTGTCACATGCCATCGTTCACTGCCTCTCGTACCCCAAGGAGACAGAGCTCTTAGCCCCTCCAGAAGTAGCATGCCCATCTTGGAGCTCTGCAGGCCTCTGGTCTCCCTTACTGCCTCTCCACTGGCAGACCAGCCACCCAAAGTCACCAAGCCTTTGGGCATGTCTTCCTGTAGGTCGGAGCCTGCATCGTGAATGCAGAAAACAAGATTGTGGGCATTGGGTACAATGGAATGCCAAATGGATGCAGCGATGACCTCTTGCCTTGGAGGAGGACAGCGGAGAGTATACTGGATACCAAATACCCTTACGGTAGGGCATGTTGTGTGTTCCGTTCTGCTTGTGTCATAGCCTCGGTGAGTGCTTAAATACGGTAGATGGTCAGAAAGCATCATCTTCCTTTTCAGTTGTTACCGacagctggaaagaaaaaaagatcctaTTGAAGTACCCCAATTTCCCCTAAGTGCCAAAGGGAGCCAAGAAGTGGAGGCGTGGTAGTGGTCACACAGCCTGGCCCTGGGGCCAGGGCTCTGTCATGGGCCTCGCGTGTTTCACTGGTGGTGGGCTTCTCTGCAGAGTGCTACAGCCCCCGGGGGAGGTGGCTGTGAAGTGGGCACGGTGGCCCTGCCATTTGTTTCCTGGCTGCTTGGGAGCGGGGCCAGCTAACCAAGTACTGGCCAGGGCTTTGCTCTGGTGAGAAGCAGCGTGCATTTCCATCTACTGAGGAAATCTGGCTCAAGCTCGTCTCTGGGAAGCAGGACACAAGCTGTGAGCTGGACGCCCAGAGAGGGATGATGCTGTCGCTTGCTCCTGTTTCCCCGGGCGCTGCATTCCCAGAGTGGCCGCTGGCCAGACCGCGAGCCAGATGCGCACGCGAGACCTTTGGCCTGGCCGACTCTGGTTTTCATCTTTAAATTAGGAGAGTAATCTGTTGGCTATCTGAGCCCCAGGGGGACTCACTTCAGAGATTATCTGGGAGTGACCAGCCAAGCCTCCCTTTTCCTTTAACTCCCTGGAGAATATGCAACTCATGCTGTAAAGAGGCGCATCGGGCCGCAAATGCTGGTTGCTGAATTTTCTTAACGTTTGGGCCTGAATTTATGTCTGGAAATCAACAGACTGCCTCTGCTGGAAGTAACGTAGATGCAGGCCATCCGAATGGGAAAGCTGTGCCCTCAGGAAATAAGGGTCAGGTGTCGTGTGAGCCCTTTCTGTTTCATTGGCTCTTCCCTGCTAGGTTTTCCTCTGGAGTTTTTCTCACGAAGAGCTCCAAGTCTACATGTAGCCTACGTTATATATTTTTACTAATGTTCCTGGGCCTTAATCAGGTTAAATAAGCCCCATAAATTTCTTTCTAAGCTGCTTCAGGGCAActgctttgtttttgaaagaaaaagaaaaaaagtgcctGGAGGTGGAGAAGGAATTGAAGAATGAGACTGGGGAGAGCTACAAAGCACTCAGGGTTCTCAGGGAATAGAACAGTTCCGTGATTAAGGGGATTTCATCGTCGGGTTAGTCCATTTAACTCGCCTCCTTGTCAGAGAAGGAAGAGTCGGATCCCGGGGAAAAGAGGGTAAAACTGCCTTCTCAGCCTCAGCTTTATAGCCGAGTGGAGCGCGGGAAAGATGTGCCAGTGTATTTGAGAAACTCGTGGTCACCCTGCTTTTGGTTCTGTATGCTTTCAGTgatgagaaagaagggaaatgattCGTTCATTGTAGGCACACGCAAAGGTGCTTTTTCACAGGACAGTTCAGGGTCCCACATAAAGATGAAAGGGTTGATGAATTCAAGGTCCACGGTGATGTGTTTAAGGACCGCACCCCGTATTCACTGAGTCAGGATAGTGGGCTGTGGGTCCCGGCGCTGAGCTTCCCTGTAGAGGAGGCTGTGACGCTGAGGCTGGTGGCAAAACGATGCCAGTGGTCTGCACGGCGTAGAGGGGTCCTCACTGGTTACCGGGCGGCTCTCCCGTAGGACCTGTGCCTCCTTCAATCACCATGAGCCCCAGGCACATTTCTGGCAGTGACCTAGAAGCCCAAGGCTTTGCAGCATATTTACCATCCCCCGACTTCCCACTTCCAGAACCTCTCCAGTAGCTAATTGTGTTTGTTCTGAGACACTTGCCTTTTGTCCAAGTTGGAGAGTACCTTTCAGAGCTCCTTTccagaaggaattaaaaaaaaaaaaacccacacaggcATTTGTCCAGCTCCACTGATTGTTTTCTATTGAATGGTTGCTGAGTTTCAGGGCACTGGTTGTCTGTGTGCATTATTTTTTACTATCCATGTGATACCTCTAGGTTTTCAAAGCTCTTTGCCCCTTACTTATCAATTAttcattttacatgtagctgtgttAGAATGTAGACAGTTTTCTTTCACGAGAGTAAGCCTATAATTTGATGTACCGTAAAAGTCGGAGAACGTATTAAGTggtttttaaaaggcatttagtATCACTACCATCATAATACATGTAAAGATGGGCTTTAAGTCTGAATAACTATGACTGGCTGTAAAGTATCCACTCGGTCTTGTCTTTTGAAGGGATTTTGGGTCACAGAGAAGTAAATGTTTAGGTAGCCTTGGATGTAATAGAAATGTTTGGTGCTAATTGACTaaatgcaaattctttttttctgttttaagacttaaagaaaattaatttaaaaaaataagtgatggggcttccctggtggcgcagtggtggagagtccgcctgccgatgcaggggacgcgggttcgtgccccggtccgggaagatcccacatgccgcggagcggctgggcccgtgagccatggccgctgagcctgcgcgtccggagcctgtgctccgcaacgggagaggccgcagcagtgagaggcccgcgtaccgcaaaaaaaaaaaaaaaaaaaaaaaagaagtcaaaaaaaataagtgataatGTCTGGACTTGGGTGGGCGTTAACGGTGGCTGGGCTGCTGTCTCAGGGATGACTCTGTGTCCATCCCTGTAGAGGAGCTTTAGAGGTTATCTAGATTCCAGACCACTGGCTTCCTAATTCTTCCGAGTATATGGGGACCCtcttttaaatgtcaaaaaaaccttccaagaccCCTATATAATGCTAGTTAAACTAgtagtatctttttaaaagaactgaggtatgattgacatacaaagtTACACTAGTTACAGGTAGAGGACATGATGGTTCGTATGTATCAGTATTTGATATGTttacaaagttttttttcttaccatGAAGATTTGCaagacctactctcttagcaaccttCAAGTGTCAGTACTGttttattattaactacagtcaccatgctgaacATCACAGGACTTcatttcataactggaagtttgtacctcccacccacctcccccctctggcaaccacccatctggtctgtgtatctgtgagcttgtttttgttttttagattccacacaaaaGTGAGATCATACCTTTTATGACTATCTTTTGAGTAAGAAGATCCGTGATGACAAAAAGCTATTTGATATCAGTAACACTTTGCATTAATCTGAACTTTCCTGATGTTTGGAAAAAAGTGTATGTAAGTGCTAGACATATGTTTGCCAGTCTGTGGACCGTCCCTGTAGCCCTGGCAGAACCTCAGTGGTACCTTGGGGTTTGTGCCCACGGGGTCTCAGCTACCCACTTCATTCATGGATGGGAACCGGAAGGCCCAGAAACGTTAAGTAACTAACACAATGCCACACAGGCAGGGTGACATCTTCTAATGCCGAGGCCAGCGCTCTGTGCTTCCTTGGGGGGGCAGTGGGGCACGGGAATTCGGCTTTTCTGAAGCGGGTACATGGCAGCACGGTGGGCCACCCATTTTCTTCTCGCCGTGCACTTGAGCAAACAGAGGTTTCAATGAAATGACCCCCCCAGAGGTCGAGAGCTCAGGTGGTGGTGGCCTGCGCCTAGGATGAAGCAGGAAGCCCTTTGCACCTGGCTTCCCTTCACATTTCTCCCAAGGGGAGCTTGGgaactgtgtaagtttaagtttACTGGTTAACATATATAGCTTAATTCTCCTTATTAATTCTGTAAGTTTGGAAGTCATTAGTCTTGATTGACACTCTGTGGAAGGGGAGGTAAACACAGAATACGTGTAACAGAGTAGGAAGATGATGTTTTTTCTGGGCTGTGTCTCTAGAGAGGCATTTTTAaagggtgtttttgttcttccagGCTTAGGATCAAAACTTCACTGAAACGATTTGATTATAATGTGGTATtaatatggaaaatgaaaattcCCCCTGCCAAGGAAACTGCCTTTTATCTCATCTTTTTCCTGAGAAATCCAAAAGATAGTATGATGTCAGTAAGAGTAAGTGGCAGGAGGAAGCCAGCGCTATTATAGTGACGCCTTTTCAcatgaatgacaatgaaaaaaaaacgGGAAAGGAGCAGATATATCTAATTTACCTTGTAAAAAACTTCGGaagactttaatttttatgaGGGGTGGTTGCTAACCCCAGAATGAAGCACTCAGCTGACACTTTCCGCTCCTTTCTCTTTGCGGGATTCATCAGAGTGAAGCACATTTAATCAAAATACCAATTTTATAAAATGGAGGCGAAATACTTGTGGTAATTCAGAGATCACTCTTTCCTCAGGTTTTCATAACCAATTTTGATGACGTGGTTTACAGACCAGAGTGCTGGCATAGAATcaacttctttcttccttgagAGCCGTTGTTAaacttcatgttttttttttaaatttatctatctatttatttatttatttatttatttatttttggctgtgttgggtcttcgtttctgtgcgagggctttctctagttgcggagagcgggggccactcttcatcgcggtgcgcgggcctctcactgtcgcggccttctcttgttgcagagcacaggctccagtcgcgcaggctcagtagctgtggcgcacgggcttagttgctccgcggcatgtgggatcttcccagaccagggctcgaacacgtgtcccctgcattggcaggcagattctcaaccactgcgccaccagggaagtccaaacttCATGTTTTTAACAGAGCTCCCACGCCCATCAAACTTGAATGCATTTTCCTGCCATGCTGGTTCCCATTGGGGAAGGGATTTGTGGGGAAGCAGGCCTCTTCGCTTGGCCTCCTCTTCCATCCCAGTCAATCAAGAAGCCAGGATGGCTTTGGCTGTTGCATCGCACTCGTGGAGGGGACCATAGTCTTGATGTCCCAAGGTGGGGGGTAGCCCCGCACTCTGATGCATCAGGCAGACATGGAGGCATGAGACTTTTTCCAGAGTCAGTTCATATTTATGCAGGAAAACtctcactggttaagaatctgtgcttccactgcaggggccgtgggttcgatccctggtcgggggactaagaaatcccacatgccgtgcagcgtggtcaaaaaaaaaagtataatgctGGGAAGGAAAATGCTGGAAATTAATTAAGGCAAGAGTTCAGCGTGGCAGCTTGAAACAGTTTTGCCGGCGTGTGGcttctttacattttctgtttaaatgtagtctttatttttcagatgtagCGTGTTGTTAAGCGTGCATAGATGTCGTCTTAGGGATTACTTAGCCGTTTACCTTTTACCCCTTTGAACACTGACATTTTCCCGACTGCCATGCATGTGATGTATTTCTCTGGCGTCCGAAAGGTTAGTCTTGAGAAACTAATTTATCAGGAAGTTAGGAGGCTGACCCTTCTTAAGCTGCAACTTCCTCACAACGTAAGAGCTTCTTAGTAATTAAGATCAAAGTTATTCCCTCAGCCGGTTGAAATTGAATGCCCTCTGGTTTTGTTAGGCAGATCCATGGATTTGATGACTTGCTGTTTCTTTTCCTGCAGAATTCTAATTTCACTGGTGGCGACCCAACATCCCTCCCCTGCCTAGCCATCCGGTACTTGTGGCCTGACAGTGGGCCTAATTAGGGACTTTTGTACAAAATAACCAGTGTAATCAATGGAAAACCTTGGAGCAAgtttacagtaaaaaaataaagtatattgtTTTTATGAAAAGAGGGGCAAACTCGGGTTTCACCGTGCGGTGTTTTAGACAAACAGGGAAACACAACGGCTTATGAATGAGGCTCCCCCCAGCTTAACATAAGTGTATTTCACATTCAGGTGTAAGTGTTTATAAACAGCCttcagaaaagaataaatcatgattttgttcatttatttgatttttatctatACGTTTTAATCTGTAAATTCAGGGCTAGTTATTTTCTAAGAGCTAGAGATTACTGTTTCACCATGAATGTCTACAAGGGATGTATAGTAACAATGTATTGTAACTACCTGTCCTGAAGAGCAGATGTAGGAAAAGCTCAAATGCTTATCTATAGGATCAAACCTACCCATGAAAGTACACATATCGGTCTTTGTCTATAAAAAGTCAGTTTACTTCATGGACGtttataataaaacttaaaaatcattcaAGGTTAGTGATTTCCAAATTGATGACCAGGAAGGGGGCTGAAGTTTGTCTTTGTACAATCTCTCTAAATAAAAGGTTTGTTGAGAGATTAATAGCGTCAACAAAATTTCAGGGCCGCATTCAACCTATTTTAGGTTGTATTAAGTATGTGAGCTCATTAATTATCTGAATGATAAATATAAGTTCTTTAATTCTCTATGTTGATAAGCCTTTGCTTAGAAACTCAGGGTTGCCATCATCGTGGTTCCAGGGAGCACCTGACACTCCTTGAACCTTGGAGTCTTTATTCTGTTGGTCTATTCTGTCAGTTATGTGGGTTTTGATTGATCTGTTCTGAAATTGGCCTGAATTATTAaggttttgttttgagtttttttcaTCAAGACTCCATCTTTCATAAGCTTTGTTAATACTGGTATTAAagtagaatatatatgtatatagtttgCTCCCAGAAATAGGCAATAAAATCTGGTTCCCAGAGATTTTTGCAActatttatattgtttattacttttacttcttaggacctttgttttatatttgcgTGGTACCATAGAAACCTTTAACATGCATGTTGGCTAAGAAAAGCTCCACAGTGCTTAAAATGACAGTTACCAGGTTCAAGTGAGAGAGTCCTAGACTGACTGTCCAGAGCCAGGGCTCCAGGGGTGGTGTATGTACATAAACCCAGGGATTGTGGGGTTGTCAGATACACGACCATACTTCTCaatatctttttgaaataaatgatcACTGAGGACTCCTCCAGTTCTAGAGTTTTTgggaaaaattaaacaatatagcTTTGATTTTATTTGATTAGGGCGCTGTTTCTCTGCTTAAGGGGTTTTAAGGGGGTTCGGGGAGCATCCTGGGGTGAAAGCTGCAGTAAACAGCTGTTGATGGCAGCGACACAGAGGGACTGTGCATCTGTACGTGTGGACAAATTAACAGAGAGAAACAGGCTCTGTTCCCCTGCAACTCCGTCTAGTGATTCAGATCTGCGCCAGTTCTGAGATGAATATAAACCGATGGAGATGGTCAGGCTCTGTTCCCCTGCAACTCCGTCTAGTGATTCAGGTCTGCGCCAGTTCTGAGATGAATATAAACCGATGGAGATGGTACACAGAGTGTAGGTTACCCCACAACCATGGATGAAAAAAGGTTGGAGGACAGCAATGAAGAAAAGGACCCCGTgcataaatacaagaaaatatatatgaagagagGAGAGACACTTAGAACTCTTTGGAGACAGGAGGTTATTCTAAGACCAAATAGAAAGAAAGGACTTGAGAAATCCTTTTGTGAATCAGTCCGTGTGGTGATGTTTATTGAAACATGGGTACTGGCCTGGCTTCAGGAAATCCCTTGATAAATGGAGAATATTGGTGAAAGAAGGTGGTTGGAATGTGCCCGTCTTCTCTCTGCTCGTGACATCTGACGCGCAGGTCCTAGCCAGTGCATGGCGGTGTAAATTTCATCCCTGTGCCTTCAAGTGATAGATGCcatagtaaatttaaaatattgaatatgatAAGTGagcatgaatttttaaattctacaaTTAAAAGACTTTGTTCAAAACGCCATTAATTTTGAGCTTAGGTGGAAAAGGGAAGCAGAATTCCTCgtgtcctttttccttctgcgAGTGAGTTATAACTTCTAACTTGAGttagaaattgaaataaatacaaatgagtCATCTACTCATATCAGTTTGAGTTGTCTGTTGGTGAGTTCTTAAAgcgtcttgctttttaaaaattgtaactatattttataatacGTGACATTTCCCGAGTATGCTCACCTGTAGTTGTTCATTTACTCAGCAGATACTTACAGgttcatctattttatgtattctgTGCCAGGCGCTCTACAGCAATAAATAATGTCCATGTTCTCTGTGTTCAAGGAGCTTGCAGACTGATGGTGGAGCAGGTAGACATGAATGGGATAAACAGATGGTATTGAATGTTTCTTTCTGAGGAAGTGACTGTTACACAGAGATCTGAAGGATTTGATGGGCCCCCGTCAGGTAAAGATGGCGTAATGGGTGTTTGGGGATGAGAACCGCGTTCCACAGAGAGAGATGCTTGGGTGAAGGCGCTGGAGGAGGAAGGCTCTAGATCACTGTGCAGCAAGGAGACCGTCTGGCCCAGGCCTAGCGGGTGAAGAGGCCGGAGTAACACGGCAGGGCTGGGGGCCCGCAGGGTCAGGAGTTTGGAGGGTGTGAGAAGTGGGTTGTTCGGGGGCAGGTGGAAACAGGGACACAGCTGGGGGCAGTTGCAGGAGGCGGGGCgagagggcagtggggagaggggtgctTTGGAGGTAGCATGATGAGGGCTGGTGGTgcggggttggggagggagaacCGCTCCTTGCAAAGGTTCTGGTCGAGCTGCCtacatttgggggaggggaggggaggagatccGGGCCTCTGGGGTTGAAGGTGTGTGTAAGAGCTCCCAGGGAGGGTGTGAGGTCAGCGGGTTGGGTGTGCGAGCAGACATCCGAGTCAGCGTGGCGTGCCAGCACTGGGTGGCATCACAGGTGTAGGCGAGGTGATGCAGGGAGAGGGTGCAGAGGCCGGGCCCTGGCCAGATCCCTGAGTGGCGGCTGGGGGAGTGGAAGGGCCCACAGAGAAGAGCTGTGGTATCAGGAAGCACACAGGGCAGCGCTTCCAGAAGGCGGGAGGCCACGCCAGAGGCTGCCGAGAGGTCCAGGAAGGTGGGAATACGCCTGTGGGGTTAAGCATCGCGCAAGTGCTGGCAGTGCAGAGGGCAGCTCCGTGGGGCGGGCCCGCTGGAAGGCAAACTGGAGCAGCTGAAGGAAGAGCGGAAGGCGAGGAAATGGGCAGGGCGGACGCAGATCTGGTTTTGAGATGTCTGGGAAGAGAGCAGAATGGCAGAagcagccagaagggaggggccaAGGCAGAGGTGAGCGCCGTCTGTCCGAGGGGAGGGTCCGGGTGTGTTTGTCTGTCGTTACAGCACGCATTTGCTTGCAGCTGAGGATGGTCCAGGAGAGGGAGATGCATGAGGATGTGAGGGGGATGGCCCCCAAGCTCATGGATCAGCAACGAGGGGAGGAC
This genomic window from Phocoena sinus isolate mPhoSin1 chromosome 21, mPhoSin1.pri, whole genome shotgun sequence contains:
- the DCTD gene encoding deoxycytidylate deaminase isoform X4, whose amino-acid sequence is MQMQLRGICASRAAPPRPTQFAACQQTPPARNSEPAPATSQARSRGPSRFPLVLPRKKPSMSEFPCKKRDDYLEWPEYFMAVAFLSAQRSKDPNSQVGACIVNAENKIVGIGYNGMPNGCSDDLLPWRRTAESILDTKYPYGNSHQSAARLSLTLIQLTADRVRRSSDLHLIKSPEDWIILF
- the DCTD gene encoding deoxycytidylate deaminase isoform X2; translation: MQLRGICASRAAPPRPTQFAACQQTPPARNSEPAPATSQARSRGPSRFPLVLPRKKPSMSEFPCKKRDDYLEWPEYFMAVAFLSAQRSKDPNSQVGACIVNAENKIVGIGYNGMPNGCSDDLLPWRRTAESILDTKYPYGIKEVIFMSDKYHDSNETRAARLMLEMAGVSFRKFTPKCSQIVIDFDSINSRPSQTLQ
- the DCTD gene encoding deoxycytidylate deaminase isoform X3, with the protein product MCLSTAILLCFSSRPSMSEFPCKKRDDYLEWPEYFMAVAFLSAQRSKDPNSQVGACIVNAENKIVGIGYNGMPNGCSDDLLPWRRTAESILDTKYPYVCHAELNAIMNKNSADVKGCTMYVALFPCNECAKLIIQAGIKEVIFMSDKYHDSNETRAARLMLEMAGVSFRKFTPKCSQIVIDFDSINSRPSQTLQ